The Bacteroidales bacterium genomic sequence ACTCCTATCACCTTGAGCTTTAAGGAATTACTTCTTGATAAATGTGAAAAAGTTTTTCCGAGCGGTTCTTTCCATCCCAGTTTTTTTAATAATGTTTCATTTATTATTACTGAAGCTGTATCGGTGGAATATTCTCTTGAGAAATCTCTTCCCATCGACATTGTCATACCCATTGTTTTAACATAATCATAATCAACAGCCATATTAAATATTAGCCATGGGTCCTTTTCGTCAACACCTTCAGGAACAAATCCTGATCCATTTAAACTTGAACCAAGAGTTGATGATGCAGCTGAAATGCTAATTATTTCGGGTAATTTTTTTAATTCATTAGTGAATACTTCATATTTTTGTTGCATTCTTTCTTCACGCAATGGTATTACAATTACATTGTCTTTATTAAAACCAAGTTTTGTGTTTTTTAATAATTCAAGTTGATTAAAAATAACTATTGAGCTTATTATCAGGGTAATTGATATAACAAATTGGAAAATAACCAATAAATTTCGTAGTGAAAATTTTCCTGTTTTTTCTTTTAACTCTCCTTTTAAAACTTTTACTGGTTGATATGATGAAAGATAAAATGCCGGATAACTCCCCGCAATGATTCCTACAACTACAGATACACCAATAAATCCAAGAATTAAATACCAATCATTAATAAAATTCAAACTAAGTTGTTTATTAACCAAATTGTTAAATTCCGGCAAGAATAATTCAACAAGGGTAAGTGCAATTATTAAACCAAGTAAACTTAATAATACCGATTCGCCGAGAAACTGAAAAACAATTTGCTTTTTAACAGCACCATGAACCTTACGCATTCCGACTTCTTTAGCCCTTCTTAAAGACCTTGCTGTTGAAAGATTCATGAAATTTATACAAGCAATCAATAAAATAAATATTGCTATTGCCGAAAATATATAAACATTATTAATATCTCCTGTAGGCTCAATTTCAGCCATCAATTTTGAATGCAGATGAATACTTGTAAGGGGCTGTAAATATGGATTGAGTTTTATATTAACATCTACTTCTTCTCCTTTAAACAAATATCTGTTTGCAAAATCAGGTAGTTTTTTATTAAAAGCCTTATAATCAACCCCGTCTGTAAGTGTAATATAGGTACTGTAAGATATAGAACCCCAGTGTTTGTATCTTTCTTTTCCGTTTAATTTATATAAAGTAGAAAATGATACAAGCATATTAAAATGAAAATGTGAATTTTGTGGCACATCTTCTACAATACCGGTAATTAGATAGTTGTTTTTATCATTAATACGTAAACTTTTTCCAACCGGGTCTTCGTTACCAAAAAATTTACTTGCAGTTTTTTCAGTAAGAACAATAGAAAAGGGTTCAGTAAGAACTTTTTTCGGATTTCCTTTAATTAATTTAAAAGAAAAAATATCGAAGAATGAACTATCAGCATAAAAAATTTGTTCTTCATAATAATTTTTGTCTTTATATGAAAAAAGTGTAGCTTGATTCATTTCATGAATTCTCACGGCATTAGTTACTTCAGGAAAATCTTTCACTATTGCTGCTGATAAAGCCGGGCTTGTTTTTGCAACATTTATATAATCTTTAGATATATTTCCTTCCGTTGAAACACGATAAATATTTTCAACATTATCATGGAATTTATCATAACTTAATTCATTATTTATATACAGAAAAATCAATATACAACATGCAATACCTATAGAAAGACCAAGTATATTAATTATTGAGTAAGCTTTTTGTCTCAAAAGATTACGGATAGCAATTTTAAAATAGTTTTTTAACATATTAATTTATTTTCTTTATGGTATTGTTTATCTTAGTTAGAGACTGTGTGAAAACCCTTGAAATTTACAATTATGCTGTCATTTCGAACGCCTGCCTGTCCGGTAGGCAGGAAGTGAGAATGGCGAAGCAATCACTGAAAGCAAATCTTATTCAATTGGTATACATTGTGTTATGAGATTTCTCCCTTCAGTCGAAATGGCAAAAAAGTGTTTTCTTACAAACTCTAATTCTTAGTTTAAAAATTATTTTTACTCAACAACTGCTTCTCTTTTAATATTTTCGTGAATAATTTTTCCGTCAAACAACCTGACTATTCTTTGGGCATAGTCAGCATCTCTTTGAGAGTGAGTAACAATTATTATTGTTGTTCCGTTTTTATTCAAATTTTCAAGCATATTCATAACTTCTTCACCGTTTGAAGAATCAAGGTTTCCTGTAGGCTCATCGGCAAGTATCAAACTTGGATTTGCAACAACAGCTCTTGCAACCGCAACTCTTTGTTGCTGACCACCGGAAAGTTGTAAAGGAAAATGCTTTTTTCTGTGCATAATATTCATTTGCTCCAAAGCTCCTTCAACTTTTTGTTTTCGTTCTCTTGAGCCCATACCGAGATAGATAAGGGGAAGTTCAACATTTTCAAAAACTGTTAATTCATCAATCAGGTTGAAATTTTGAAATACAAATCCGATATTATTTTTTCTTAAGTTAGCCCTTTGTTTTTCCTTGAATTTTGCAACTTCTTTATCTAAAAAATAATATTCTCCATTAGATGGATTATCTAATAAGCCAAGAATATTTAATAATGTTGATTTGCCACAACCTGAAGGTCCCATTATTGCAACAAATTCGCCTTTTTGTATTTCAAGACCAACACTATTTAAAGCAGTTGTTTCAACTTCGTCGGTTCTGAAAATTTTTGTTAGATTTTCGGTTTTAATCATTGTTTCCATTTTTTTATTTTAATTAATTTAGTTTAGTTGTTTTAAGTTATTTATTGATTTGGTTCTACTTTTATACTTCGACTACATTTCGACCTCGCTCAATGTGAACGCTCAGTATATATTTTAGTTGAAATGATAAAATGATAAAATGCGTAAATGCTTAAATGTTATACTTCGACTACGCTTAGCATAAAGCTTTTATTATTATGGGGCTGTCTCAAAAGTCAATTTATCTTCTGGAGAATTGAATATTTGAAATCAGCCTCGGATAGGTATACGAATAAAAAGAGGGTGCTTAAGACTTTTGAGACAGCCCCTTAGGTTTTTTTATTTTATCATTAAATCATTTTATCATTCAGTTTGTGGTAGTTCCATTAATTTTAATTTAGTTGTTTAAATTATTTATTTTTCAATATAAGCACATCTTTATCGCCAAAATTATCATAAGATGATATTATAACTTTTTCACCGGGCATTAAACCATCAAGCACTTCATAAAAACATGTGTTTTGTCGCCCAATTTTTATTTTTCTTTTTGTAGCAATTTTATTATCATCATCAATAATATATATCCAATTACCACCTGTTTCCTGAAAAAATCCGCCTCGTTTTACAATTATAGCATCTGTAGCACTACTGAATTTTAATCTCAATTGTAATGTTTGTCCTCTTTTAATACTTCCGGGTGCTTCATTGGGAAATATTAAATCTACCTGGAAAGAACCATTTCTCACTTGTGTATATATTTTAGCTATTTCTATAATATATTTTTTCCCTGAAAAATTAAATTCAGCCTCCTGCCCAATAAAAACTCTTGTTATATATCGTTCGTCAATATTTGTTATTAATTTATAATTATTGGTTACGTCAATATGCCCAAGGTTTTGTCCTGCAGTTTTTGTTTCTCCAATTTCCACGTTAAAAGACGATAACTGTCCGTTAATTGGAGCTTTGATATACAAGCTTCCTAAATTTTCTTTTAATAGTTCAAGATTTTTTGTCATCCGGTTAATAGTAGCATCAATTTGTGCAATTCTTGTGATATTTGCAACCGAATCAAGTTTTTGTAAGCTTAGTGCAATTTTCTTTTGTTTTTGAAGATATTTATAATCTCTTTCTGCATTTTCATATTCTTCTTTTGAAACTACATTTTGTTTAAAAAACTTTTTCTTTCTTTCAAAATCAACACTTGCCATTTCAACCTGATAACTAAGGTCTGTTATTTCTTTTGCCCTGTTAAATTTACTTTGTTCAATAGTTAACTTAGTATTATGAAGATTATTTAAAACCTCATACATGTTTGTTTCTCTGTTCATATAATCTAATTCCATATTTGGATTAGATAATTTTAATATTGTATCGCCTGCTTTTAATATTGCTCCGTCTTCGACAAATATTTTTTCTATATTTCCTCCTTGGATAGCATCAATAAAAACTGTTCTTATAGGTTGAACAACTCCGTCAACAGGAATAAATTCCTGAAATTTAGATTTTTCAACTGTAGCAATTCTTATCTGTTCAACATTAATATTTAATTTTGATTTATTATCCCTGAAAAAAATAAAAAATATCAAAAAGATTAAAAATACTCCTGCAGATACTAATTGTATTATTTTTTTAGTAGTCCACTTTTTTTTCTCAATAATTCTGTCCATTTATACAAATCCTTAATTATTTACGTTACATAATTTACATCTTTTGTGCCATTGTTGTTATCTTGTTGATATAACACAAGTTAGTTCATGAATTATTTAAAAATTAATTTTTTAATGTGTTCGGATATGTTATAAAAAGTGTGCGAAATTGAACATTATTTGTTTTATTTCTTTGATAAGTTGGGTTAAATATTATATTTTTATGGTTATGTTATAAAGAAATGTGGGAAAAAATGTTTGTTCTCATTTGCAAAGAACAACGACTGCCTGTCGGCAGACCAATGTCAATAGACAGGAAATATTTGAATGATAGCTTTTATATATCCACAATATATTGCATCAGAGCCATTTTTATTAAAATTTTACAATAAACAAATCATGGATAAAAAAGAAGGAAAAATTCTTGTAATAGATGATAATGAAGATATTTTATATGCTTTAAAACTACTTTTAAAAAAGCATGTCGAATTAATACATACCGAACCGAATCCCAACAAAATACCGCCTTTGGTAAAAAACGAGAATTATGATGTAATTCTTCTTGACATGAATTTTACGAAAGATGCAATTAGCGGACAGGAAGGTTTTTACTGGCTTGAAAAAATACTTAACATAGACCCTTGTGCCATAGTTGTTTTTATTACAGCTTATGGCGATGCTGAAAAAGCTGTAAGGGCAATTAAATTAGGCGCAACTGATTTTATTCTTAAACCATGGCAAAACGAAAAACTTCTTGCAACATTATCATCAGCCATTAAACTTAGAAAATCTAAATTAGAAACAAAGGATTTAAAGTTTAAACAACAAGGATTAAGCGAAGCTATAGACCAGCCTTTTCAGGATTTTATCGGACAATCACCTGCAATGAAAAATGTATTTGAAATAATTAAAAAAGTTGGTGAAACTGATGCAAATGTATTAATATTAGGCGAAAACGGAACGGGCAAAGAGGTAGTAGCACGAGCATTACACCGAAATTCTTTACGCAAAGAAAAAGTATTTATTAGTGTTGATCTTGGGGCAATTGCTGAAACTTTGTTTGAAAGCGAATTATTCGGGCATGAAAAAGGTGCATTTACCGATGCCAAAAAAGAAAAACCGGGACGTTTTGAAATTGCATCAGGGGGAACCTTATTTCTTGATGAAATAGGAAATCTTTCTCTGCCACTACAAGTTAAATTATTAGCAGCCATTGAAAAAAAAGAAATCATCAGGGTTGGCTCGGTCAAACCAAAACCAATTGATATAAGATTGATATGTGCTACAAATTCCTCAATACATGAATTGGCTTCTACGGGAAAATTCCGTCAGGATTTATTATACCGTATAAATACGGTTGAAATTCATTTGCCTCCATTAAGAGAACGGATTGAAGATATTGAATTACTTGCTGACCATTTTTTAAAATTAAATATTAGAAAATATAATAAAAAAATCAAGAAAATAACTTCTGCCGGAATAAAAAAACTTGAAGAATATTCATGGCCCGGAAACATTAGAGAACTCCAACACGCAATTGAAAGGGCTGTTATTATGAGCGATTCAGACAAATTAGAACCAAACGATTTTATTCTAAGCTGTTTTGCTAATAAATCCGTTGGAATTGAATTAGAAACATATAATCTTGAAGAAGTAGAAAAAAATATAATATCAAAAGTTCTGACTAAACATAAAGGAAACGTTAGTCATGCAGCCAAAGAATTAGGACTTACAAGAACATCATTATACAGAAGACTTGAAAAACATGGTTTATAAGAATTTTTCATTAAATATTATTGTCAGGGTTATTTTATTAATTCTTACGGTATTTTTGTTTTTTTTCATAATATATGAAACAAAACATTTTGCCACGTCTTTTTTACTTATTATAATAATCATTATTGAAGTTTTTTCAATTATTCGGTATGTCAATAAGACAAACAAGTATATAACAAATTTTCTTGAAGCAATAAGATATTCAGATTTTACAAGGTCATTTGAAATTGAAGGCTTAGGCTCTTCTTTTGACCAGATGAAAGAAGCATTTAATGATGTTATTACAGATTTTCAAAAAATTAGAAACGAAAAAGAAGAACAGTATTTTTTTCTGCAAAATGTAATACAACATATTGGTATTAGCATGATAGCCTACCGAAAAGACGGACGGGTTGAAATGTTCAACAATGCTACTAAAAAGATGTTTAGAAAAAATAATATAAGAAATATTAATGAACTTAGTAAGATTAGTAATGAACTTGTTGATGTGCTTTTCAATTTAAAACCGGGTAAAAAAGCACTTGTAAAAATTAATGACGAAAACGATATTCTTCAATTAGCTATTTATGCTAAAGAATTTAAAATCAGAGAAAACGAAATAACACTTGTTTCTTTGCAAAATATTCAAAGTGAACTGGAAGAAAACGAAATAATAGCATGGCAAAAATTGATAAGGGTGCTTACACACGAAATTATGAATTCAATTACACCGATTGCTTCGCTTTCGTCAACGGTTAATAATATTCTTGCTGAAACCAAACAAACATCATCTGTAAAAATACCGGAAGAACTTTTAGATACAATTACAGATATCGAAGGTGCATTAACAACCATTAACAGAAGAAGTAACGGATTGCTTCATTTTGTTGATACATACCGTAACTTAACTAAAATTCCAAAACCGAATTTTTCAATTTTTCCCATCAAAAATTTATTCGGAAATATTGAACATCTTATGTCTGAAGAAATCAATAATAATAATATCACATTTGTAACTTTAATTACTCCTGATGACCTTAACTTAACAGCCGACGAACAGCTTATTGAACAGGTATTAATAAACTTGATTAAAAATTCAATATTTTCATTAAATGATATTGATAAGGGAGAAATAGAGCTTACAGCATATAATAACGAAAGAGACGAAACAATAATTAAAGTTACTGATAATGGTACAGGAATTATAAATGAAGTTCTCGACAAAATATTTATTCCGTTTTTTACAACAAGGAAAAAAGGTTCAGGTATAGGTTTAAGCTTATCAAAACAAATTATGCGACTACATGGTGGTACAATTTCTGTACAATCAACAACAGGAGAAAAAACTGTTTTTACGCTTAAATTTTAGTTTCTTGAGTTTTAAAAGTGCTCAATAAAAATATTAGGTTGAATTTTAAATCAGTAAAATGTACTAACATTTTTCCATTAACCTCAAAAATGTAAAAAGTCCATTTTATAATTTGGATATTTAAAAAACTACAACTTTTTTAATTAGAATCTTTAAAATATAAAGACCACCATGTCAGACCAAAAGGGTAACCAATATAATCAAGATATGGAAATAATGGTTACCTTTATGGGAAAACGGTAACTGTATAATAAGTTGTGGTGCATGCTAAAAACCAAACCGCACATTAAGCACATTTGGTTTTTTCTTACACTGAAACCACCTCCAAAAAAACCAAAAGAGCTTAATCTTGCCATTGCTAGAAGATGTTGGTAAATATTTAAGGACATTCTTTATCCTTATTAAATTTATTTGTATATTTGGACAAATTTAGACCTAAAGAATGATGACCAAAGAAATAATGACCTCATTTGGAGAGCAAATAAGGACACTCCGGGAAGAAAAGGAACTGCCTTTGAGAAAAGTTGCCGCTTTCCTTGACATTGACCCTTCATTACTTGGCAAAATTGAGAGGAATAAAAGGCAGCCAAGTAAAGAACTAATAAAGCAGATTGCATTCTTTTTCAAAATTGACGAGAAGAATCTCATACGACAATTTATTAGCGACCAGATTGCATATAAAATTATTGAGGAGGGTGATATGGAAATTTTGAAAGTAGCGGAGAAAAAAGTAATGTACCTAAAAGACAAAAAATAATATGAGAACAACATTAGCAAGAAATAAGGAGATACTGACTTTCTTCGGTGAGGTTCAACTCAAAGGAGAACGACAAGAAATAGATTTAGAGTTCAAAACGGATAATGCACCTATCACGTTTTACAAACATCCAAACGGAGAGCTATGGCAAGGTGATACTATTGAGTGGTTAAAATCACTAAAGAATGAAAGTGTTGATTTGATATTTGCAGACCCACCATACAATATAAAAAAAGCAGATTGGGACAACTTTGAAAGTCAGGAGAAATACATTAAATGGTCAATGCTCTGGATAGAAGAATCAGCAAGAGTACTAAAGCCAACCGGTACGTTATACATCTGTGGATTTTCAGAAATATTGGCTGACTTAAAACATCCTGCTTCCAAATTGTTCAAATCATGTCGATGGATTATTTGGCACTATAAAAACAAAGCTAATCTTGGCAAAGATTGGGGACGTAGTCACGAAAGCATTTTGCTTTTTAGAAAATCAAAGAAATTCACATTAAATGTTGATGCAATCCGTATCCCGTATGGTAAGCATACTTTAAAATACCCAAGTCACCCGCAAGCAGAAACAAGCCAGTATGGAAATGGTAAGAACGGAAAACATGTTTGGGAACCTAATCCTCTTGGAGCAAAACCAAAAGATGTTTTGGAAATTCCAACTACATGCAATGGAATGCATGAAAAAACACCTCACCCAACACAAAAACCGGAAGAATTACTACGAAAAATAATTTTCGCTTCTTCTAATATTGGTGATGTGGTTTTAGACCCTTTTTGCGGTTCAGGAACAACCCCTGTATGTTCAGAGCAATTACAACGAAAATGGCTGGCTTGCGACCTTTCTCCAGAATATTTGGAGTGGGCATCTCATCGGCTTGAATTAGTTGAAGATTGGAGCATTGAAAAATGGATTAAATATGATTTTGAAAATTTAAAAAGGAGAAACTCAATCAGATGACAATTAAACAACTCGTAAAGAAAGCTATAAACAAAGATAACTTCACTGACTTAAAAGGATTTATTTCTTTTAGCAAGGAATACTTATCGTATGTCAATGACCATCTTCAAGCGGTTATTGTTTCTCAAAACGAAAATCACTATCGTTTTTACCAATACGACAAATCGGCAAATTTTCAAATTACAAGACCAATTAATTCCAACTTGATGTACGACACAAAGGAGTTTGCAAAAACTTCTAAAGAGTATGTTAAAATTCTGAAAAACATAAAAACGATTAACAAGAAAGACCATGCAATTCGAAACATTCTCAATAATGCTACTTATACAATCCAACAATCAATTGGTGCAGCTTTGGACGGTTTGCCGGCAGGCAAAGCAAATACCGCAAGAAAACTAAATGGTGACCTATTTGAGCATTTCATCCGATTAATAATTAGGGAGATAGGTATTGATTGTAAATCTGGAGTTGTCAAAATTCCGGTTGTTGTTGATAACAAACGATTGTTTGATATGAGTTATCAGCACGACTTGGTTATCGGAGAGGAAGATATTAAAGTAATCGGTTCAATTAAGACATCAAGTAAAGATAGAATTGACAAGATTTTCATTGACAAATTTTTTTACAATAAATTGACCGAAAAGGAAACGCCACATATTGCAATTTTCCTGAATGACGTTCAAAGAAAGAAAACTAAAAAGGAAAGTAAGTATGGTATTAACGCAACATTTCTTCCCGGACACTTCAAAGGGTACACCATCAAACTCAATCCATTGGATGGGGTTTACTATTGCGACATCAGACCAAACATGATTACTGAAGATATTTTGAAAGACCACATAAAAACATTTGACAATTTGCTTATTGAGGACATTTGGGAATTTGTCTGAAACATGTGACTTTAACTTTGTAAACTATCTCCTTTAACAAACAAAAGAAACACAAAATGAAAAAGCAAAAAATAGGTATTGCAATATTCACAATTGGAGTCTTATTAATGATAATAATGGGTGGTATTGCAAGTTGGTCTGTTTGTACAACATTTAGAAATCTGTCTATGGAAGAAGTAAACAAGACCATCTGGGCTGTACCCTGTTTTTTGTTTTTTTTATGGGCTTTTTCTGTTCCTGTTGGGGCAATATTAGCGAGTATTGGTATGTTAATTTATGGTTATAGGGGAGTAAAATCTTCTCGTATTTGGTTGATTGGGATAACAATATTTTTAGTGTCATTTTTAATTATTTATCTACCTATAGAAAATCATTATCCTTTCTTATTTGGTATTGGTGGATGCTTGATTTTACTTTTCTTCTTTGGAATTTTTTGGCTATGGGGTAAGAAACGTTTCATGCTTAAGGGTTCTGAAAAGCTTGTTGCTGATTTTCAATTAATTGCTTATGTGTTTTTATTAATTGCTATGTGGCTTAGTTGCGGAGCACTTGGCAAATATCATATGAAAGCTCTTGCTGATGTTACAAGTAGTCCAATTGATATTATGATATTTTTTGTATTAGCATCATTGTTTCTTTTTCTTAGCCATTATAAGTCGAATAGATTGAAAGATAATTAAAACAAAATAAACACATGAAGAATTAATTTTCATTTAGTTTGAGTTTAACGAATGTCCCTAAAATAATATGTTGCCATTTTTCAGTGATTTTTATTATTCTTACTAAGAGTATCATTTATTAACTTCCCACTCAAATCCGTCTTTTTTATCTTTTACGCTGATTCCTAATTTAATTAATTCGTTTCTTATTTTATCTGATGTTTCAAAGTCTTTTTTTGATTTTATTTCTTGTCTTAAATCAAGAATCATGTCAACAACATTCCCTAAAAGTTGATTGTTATATTCAGGTTTATGTTCGTTTTTTAAGCCAAGAATATCAAAAACAAAAGTTTTATAAATGTTTTTTAAAACTGACAGGTCGTTTTTATTTATTTTTTCTTTACCATCAACTATTGAATTAATTATTTTTATTCCGTCAAACAAGTGTGAGATAAGTATCGGACTGTTCAGGTCATCATTTATTGCATTGTAACATTTTTGTTCTAAGTTCTTTAAATCTACCGAAGATGTATCAGATGGTTTTATTTTATAAATTGTTTCAATTCCTTTAAATAAACGCAATAATCCTTTCTCTGAAGACTTAAGTGCGTTATTTGAAAAATCAACTGTGCTGCGGTAATGAGCTTGTAAAATAAAAAACCTGATTGTCATAGGGCTATATACTTGTTCAAGCAAACTGTTATTACCTTTGAAAAAATCATAAAGAGAGATAGAATTACCCAAAGATTTTCCCATTTTCTGTCCATTAACAGTTATCATGTTATTGTGCATCCAGTATTTTACAGATTCTTTTTTGTTGGCTGCAACTGATTGGGCTATTTCGCACTCGTGATGAGGAAATAATAAATCCATGCCGCCGCCGTGTATGTCAAATTCTTTACCAAGATATTTTGTGCTCATTGCCGAACATTCGAGATGCCAGCCGGGAAATCCTTCGCTCCACCTTGATTGCCATTTCATAATGTGTGTGGATTCTGCTTTTTTCCATAATGCAAAATCAAAAGGGTTTTTCTTTTCTTCCTGTCCTTCAAGTTCCCGTGTATT encodes the following:
- a CDS encoding ABC transporter permease, giving the protein MLKNYFKIAIRNLLRQKAYSIINILGLSIGIACCILIFLYINNELSYDKFHDNVENIYRVSTEGNISKDYINVAKTSPALSAAIVKDFPEVTNAVRIHEMNQATLFSYKDKNYYEEQIFYADSSFFDIFSFKLIKGNPKKVLTEPFSIVLTEKTASKFFGNEDPVGKSLRINDKNNYLITGIVEDVPQNSHFHFNMLVSFSTLYKLNGKERYKHWGSISYSTYITLTDGVDYKAFNKKLPDFANRYLFKGEEVDVNIKLNPYLQPLTSIHLHSKLMAEIEPTGDINNVYIFSAIAIFILLIACINFMNLSTARSLRRAKEVGMRKVHGAVKKQIVFQFLGESVLLSLLGLIIALTLVELFLPEFNNLVNKQLSLNFINDWYLILGFIGVSVVVGIIAGSYPAFYLSSYQPVKVLKGELKEKTGKFSLRNLLVIFQFVISITLIISSIVIFNQLELLKNTKLGFNKDNVIVIPLREERMQQKYEVFTNELKKLPEIISISAASSTLGSSLNGSGFVPEGVDEKDPWLIFNMAVDYDYVKTMGMTMSMGRDFSREYSTDTASVIINETLLKKLGWKEPLGKTFSHLSRSNSLKLKVIGVVKDFHFISLKQNIEPFMMFYNPDIFTNLNIRIAGNIPESIDKIQQKWNELETSFPFDYFFLDNTYKHLYKPEQQTSRIFNYFTYLAIFISCLGLFGLASYVSEQRTKEMGIRKVFGASVKNIIVLLSKEFLKWILIANIIAWPLAYYLMNKWLQDFAYRTETYLWIFIISALAALFIALFTVSFQAIKAASANPIDSLKYE
- a CDS encoding ABC transporter ATP-binding protein; this translates as MIKTENLTKIFRTDEVETTALNSVGLEIQKGEFVAIMGPSGCGKSTLLNILGLLDNPSNGEYYFLDKEVAKFKEKQRANLRKNNIGFVFQNFNLIDELTVFENVELPLIYLGMGSRERKQKVEGALEQMNIMHRKKHFPLQLSGGQQQRVAVARAVVANPSLILADEPTGNLDSSNGEEVMNMLENLNKNGTTIIIVTHSQRDADYAQRIVRLFDGKIIHENIKREAVVE
- a CDS encoding HlyD family efflux transporter periplasmic adaptor subunit encodes the protein MDRIIEKKKWTTKKIIQLVSAGVFLIFLIFFIFFRDNKSKLNINVEQIRIATVEKSKFQEFIPVDGVVQPIRTVFIDAIQGGNIEKIFVEDGAILKAGDTILKLSNPNMELDYMNRETNMYEVLNNLHNTKLTIEQSKFNRAKEITDLSYQVEMASVDFERKKKFFKQNVVSKEEYENAERDYKYLQKQKKIALSLQKLDSVANITRIAQIDATINRMTKNLELLKENLGSLYIKAPINGQLSSFNVEIGETKTAGQNLGHIDVTNNYKLITNIDERYITRVFIGQEAEFNFSGKKYIIEIAKIYTQVRNGSFQVDLIFPNEAPGSIKRGQTLQLRLKFSSATDAIIVKRGGFFQETGGNWIYIIDDDNKIATKRKIKIGRQNTCFYEVLDGLMPGEKVIISSYDNFGDKDVLILKNK
- a CDS encoding sigma-54-dependent Fis family transcriptional regulator, translating into MDKKEGKILVIDDNEDILYALKLLLKKHVELIHTEPNPNKIPPLVKNENYDVILLDMNFTKDAISGQEGFYWLEKILNIDPCAIVVFITAYGDAEKAVRAIKLGATDFILKPWQNEKLLATLSSAIKLRKSKLETKDLKFKQQGLSEAIDQPFQDFIGQSPAMKNVFEIIKKVGETDANVLILGENGTGKEVVARALHRNSLRKEKVFISVDLGAIAETLFESELFGHEKGAFTDAKKEKPGRFEIASGGTLFLDEIGNLSLPLQVKLLAAIEKKEIIRVGSVKPKPIDIRLICATNSSIHELASTGKFRQDLLYRINTVEIHLPPLRERIEDIELLADHFLKLNIRKYNKKIKKITSAGIKKLEEYSWPGNIRELQHAIERAVIMSDSDKLEPNDFILSCFANKSVGIELETYNLEEVEKNIISKVLTKHKGNVSHAAKELGLTRTSLYRRLEKHGL
- a CDS encoding helix-turn-helix transcriptional regulator; the protein is MTSFGEQIRTLREEKELPLRKVAAFLDIDPSLLGKIERNKRQPSKELIKQIAFFFKIDEKNLIRQFISDQIAYKIIEEGDMEILKVAEKKVMYLKDKK
- the cysS gene encoding cysteine--tRNA ligase, which encodes MQNKLILFNTLTRKKELFKPLSPPHVGMYVCGPTVYGDAHLGHARPAISFDLLFRYLNHIGYKVRYIRNITDVGHLVNDADAGEDKVAKRARLEELEPMEIVQNYSNRYHENMRQLNVLEPSIEPKASGHIIEQIEMVEKIIKNGFAYEKNGSVYFDVEKYNKTYNYGKLSGRVLEDLLSNTRELEGQEEKKNPFDFALWKKAESTHIMKWQSRWSEGFPGWHLECSAMSTKYLGKEFDIHGGGMDLLFPHHECEIAQSVAANKKESVKYWMHNNMITVNGQKMGKSLGNSISLYDFFKGNNSLLEQVYSPMTIRFFILQAHYRSTVDFSNNALKSSEKGLLRLFKGIETIYKIKPSDTSSVDLKNLEQKCYNAINDDLNSPILISHLFDGIKIINSIVDGKEKINKNDLSVLKNIYKTFVFDILGLKNEHKPEYNNQLLGNVVDMILDLRQEIKSKKDFETSDKIRNELIKLGISVKDKKDGFEWEVNK